The following is a genomic window from Synechococcus sp. JA-2-3B'a(2-13).
GCAGAAGGTGCTCAGAGCGCCGCCAGTGGGGCCGCACCTTGACAAACAGCTCCAGGTACACCTTGCCCAGGATCAGCTTTTGAATCTGCAGGCGGGCTGCCTGGCCGATCCGCTTGAGCCTTTCCCCCCCTTTGCCGATGAGGATCCCCTTTTGCGAGTCCCGCTCTACATAGAGGGTGGCCAAGATGCGGGTGACGTTGGGGGTTTCTTCCACCTGGTCGATGGTCACGGCCACGGAATGGGGCACTTCCTCGCGGGTCTGCAGCAGCACCTGTTCTCGGATCAGCTCCGCCATGATGAACCGCTCCGGCTGATCCGTCACCAGATCCGGCGGGTAGTAGTAGGGGCCGGTGGGCAGCAGATCGATGGTGGCTTGGATCAGGGGTGTCAAACTGCTGGGATCCAAGGCAGACACCCAAACGACAGGAGCGCCGGGGCGCAGGGCTTGGTAGCTCTCTTGGTGAGCTTGGCGCACGGCAGCATCCCGAGGAAGCAGATCCGCTTTGTTGCAGACGATCAGGCAGGGGGAAGCAGCAGGGATCCGCTCGGCAATAAAAGCATCCCCGCGTCCTGCCGGCACCGATCCATCCACCACGAAGAGGATCACGTCCACAGCGGCAATGGCTGCCTGGGCGTTGTGTACCAAGATTTCCCCCAGGCGGTGGTGGGGTTTGTGGATGCCAGGGGTATCCACCCAGATGATCTGGGCTTGGGGTAGGGAGAGGATCCCCTGCAGGCGGTTGCGGGTGGTCTGGGCCACGGGAGAAGTGATGGCGACCTTTTGTCCCACCAGGGCATTGAGCAGGGTGGATTTGCCCACATTGGGCCGCCCGATCAGCGCTGCAAATCCCGACTTGAACCCCGGCGGGGCAACCGGGATCGCAGACAGTTCCCCACTGCTGACACGACCGGGCGCCGATTCCCCTTCTGCTGCAGCAGCGGAGGACTCTGTCCCGCCGTCGCCAATGGATCCCTGTCCCTCAGGGGAGGGATCCCTCCCGTCTAAAGGAGAATGGGGATGTCCGGCGCTCTGCTCTCGTAGCTCTTGTGACATACTCCCATCGCTGACCCTACGGGTACAGCGTGGGCTTCTCGCTTCATCGGGGAGCCTACGCAAGAACCCTCCACGAGCAGACACGGAATGCCCTACCGCGTAGTTGCACCAGATTCCGGCAAAAGCCGTTTTGTGCAACTACTCCCATCATACACCATGTGGGGGTATCTGTATCCCGACACTGACTCTACGAGTACAGTGCGGGGCTTAGCTACCCCCACACCCCGACAAGCTAAAGGCTCTGTCCCGCTGTCGCGAACGGCCATAACTTTCACCCAACCTCTAGCGGATAGAGTAGGCTGCTGAGGCGGCAGGCAACTGCAAGGATAGGGATCCCAGCGGGGCCAAGGTGGTGCCGGGGTAGTAGAAAGCGAGGATTTGTGCCGCGTTAAACCCCTGCCGAGCCAGGGTATAGGAGCCATACTGGCTCAGGCCCACCCCATGGCCAAAGCCGCCACCGATGAAGCGATAGCCTGCCAATCGCTCCCCTTGTTTCAGAGGCTCTATCCGAAACAGGGTGCTGTACAGGCGAGGAAAAGCCAAGCGTACCTGATCCTTGCGCAAAAGAATCGAGCGGATCCCTTCTGCCGTCTGCAAGTCCAATTGCATCACCTGCACCCGGCCACTGGCGGAGCGCTCCAGGATCTGCATCCCCGCGATGCTGCTCCAGGTGGGCATCGGGATCCCTAGGTAGTCTTGGCCGGCCCGCAACTGGGTGTTCAGCTCCTCCAAAGATAGGGAGAACTCCCAGCGGAATAGGCGGGATACTCCTGCTTCGTTGAAGCCCTCTCGCTGGGCCAAAAACGCCTGGAAGCTGCTCTCCTGCCGCAAATCCAGGGGCTTACCCGGTTGATGGCGCTCCTCGCCCTGCGGAGCACGATGGGCAATATCCGCTTGCGGGCGTAGGTAGGGGCGCGGATCCCCGTCCCAAACATCTTCAAAGGCCGCCGAGATGCCGCCATTGGTAGAGGAATAGACAGCATCCACCAGCTCGCCATTGTAGGTGAGCACCAGGCCACTGGTTTGGCGAATGGCCTCGTCAGCCCGCGGGTGGGTTCCGGTCAATCCCTTGTAAACCTGGCAGTGGGTATTGGCGCAGAGCTGATAATCGTCAACCTGAAAGCGGTGGAGGTTCTTGAGGGCGTAGGTGCGCGCCAAAATCGCCTGGGCAGCCATGGCGGCAAAGGGAGCCCCTGGCCCCACCTCGTGGGGAACTACCCCCCGCAAATAGGTTTCCAGAGGCACGGCATTGACCACAGTGTAGCTGCCGTAGGCATTGGGCTGAAAGGTGATGGATCCGGCATAGTAGTGGTCGTTTACCCGTAGATAGCCGGCATCGGAGGTCACCCTGAGGCGGGTGCGGTGGTAGCGAAAGTGTTCATGAACCCAGCTTAGCTCCGCCCGTTCGCGTCGCTCCTGCACCTCGAGCCGCACATGGGGGATCCCTTCCTTCTGGGCATACTGCTGAATCTGGATCAGTTGTTGCGGGGTGTAGGCGCGGTTGGCCCACACCTGCCATTCTTGCGGCTGGGCGATCTCGGTGCTGATGCCCAGAGACTGCCAATGGTTGGCGTTGGCCTCGGCACTCTCAAAACTTTTGTGGCTGCTGAGGATTAGACGGTATACGGTTTCCGGGGTGGTCAGGGCGCGATTGACAATGCCGATGCTGACCCGAGGCGTTCGCTGGGTCTGGGTGCTGCCGTCTGCTTGAGGGAATTCCAGGGTGAGAAGGGATCCCGTCGGCGCCGCCAGCTCCACTTGATCCGTCTCAGAACGGCCAAAGCGTTGCACAATGCCTATGTGCAGGATTGGGTTTTCGGGGGTGGCCGCCGTGGCCAAGGTCTCTTCACGAACTCCGGTTGCGTCGGCGGCATGGAGCGCCAAGGCCGTCAGCAACAGGCCCAAGCCGGAAATGAGGGTGCTCTGTTTGCGCCAGCGGGACGGAGCCCCTAAAAACCGACGGGGTTTGGCAGTGAGAGCCTGACAACTGGCCATGGCCGCTTTATCCTAAAACACACCCTGTCGATTTTACCCCCATCTTTTTTGGCCTACCTGCAGTGGTCGCGTTAGCGGTGCGGAGCACCATGGATGCTTTTCCTCGCCTGTCTGTTCCCGACGACGGGTTCCCAATCGCCACGGCGGGACGCCGCCCCTCTTTGCACAAGGGATCCGGCTGGAGGCTGGGCTGGGATCCCACCCGTTCCCCTTTTGTTGCCCTGGTGGGGGGAGAAACCTGGGCGCTGGAGCTCACTCAGGAGGAGTGGCAAGCGTTTGTGCAGGGGGTGCAGCGCCTGCAGCAGGATATGGAGGCCATCGCCTCCCAACTGATGGCGGAGGAGAGCATTACGCTGGAGCAGACTTTCCCTGCTTTGACGTTGATTGCCAGCGGCAGCGCCACCGCCTGGGGCCTCTACGTGCAATTGCATCAAGGCCGGCGCGGAGAAGGTTTTTGGCCTGCTGATGTTGTCCCTGAGCTGTGCCAGGCCCTCGCCCAATGCTTTCAGGAAGCTCTCTAGCCCCCTGAAGCCTGCAGTCTGGATCCCTGCCCAGGGTTTTTGGGGCGAAGCTACAACCCCTTGATTCCCTTCAGCGCCTGAGAGAACCGATGGATCTGCACCATCTGCACACTTACATTCGTCCCCAACAGCTTGAGGACTTGACCGCCTGGGATCCCGGCTGGAACTGGCTGGCCGGGGGGACTTGGCTCTTCTCCCAGCCGCAACCCCACCTGCGGGGACTGGTCGATTTGCATCCTCTGGACTGGAACGAGCTGGAAATCAGTGCAGAAGGGTTAAAACTGGGGGCAACCTGTACCTTCCAGCAACTGTTGCAATACGATTGGCCACCCCATTGGCCAGGGATCCGCGCCCTGTGCGAGGGAATGGCGTCTTTGGCCTCTTTTAAGGTGGCCCACTTGGCAACGATAGGGGGAAATCTCTGCCTGGCCCTGAGTGTCGGTGTCGTAGCACCCGTGTTGATCGCCCTTGAGGCCACCTACACGCTGATCGATCTGCAGGGATCCCTGCGCCACATCCCCGCTCAGGACTTTCAAACCGGCCCCCAACAAACTCTGCTGCAGCCGGGGGAAGCCTTGCGATCCATCTGGATCCCGGCCCAACGGCTGCGCGGCCCCAGCACCTTTCAGCGGCTCGGCATCACCCAAACGGATCCCGCCTTGGTGATCGTCGCTGGATCCCGCGATCCCGACTCAGGCGATTATCGCTTCGGGCTCAATGCCGCCCTTTCACCCCCACAACTGGTGCGGCTGGGATCCCGGCCCAATCCAGAACACCTTCCCCAACTTTTGGCAGAGCAAGCCCACGGCTGGATCGCGGATTTTCGGGCCAGCGCCCTTTACCGCCAACGCATGAGTGAGGTATTGATTCGCCGCTGTATAGACATCTTGGGCTAATCGGGGTATTGCCCCATCCCAACAGGGGGCTGAGAACGACGTACTCATCCTGCCAAAGCTCCCGCCGCTCTGAAAGTAAAGGTTTTAGGCGTGGGTCAGTGCCCCAGTTTGAATCGAAATGACCATAAGTCTGACATTCCCGTCCATAGGATTGAGATAGCCACAGGCAAAAATTCATCTGTTGCTGTTCCAAAAATGGGTAACACATAAAAGTTTGGGGCAGTAGCAACTGGCAGTGTCACCCCATAGACAGCCGCGAAAACAGTTCACAGTGAACTCAGATTTATCTGGCCTTAAAACTTGAAGCCAGTTTACAAAAAATTTACCTACAGTTGATATCCAGTGGGGTTTTGGATTCAGGAGTTCGCGTGATTTGACAGGGAAAGTTTTGGATCCGCAAAGGGTAACCTGAAACCAAGGAAAGGCTGGAATACTGGGGCAAGCTCCTTTGGGTTTAGCTAAGTGCCTGATTTCTCCCGAAGCGGGACTGGAACTGCTATGAGTCGGTTTTCCCCTCATGAAGTGTATCTCCGGAGAATCCTCTTTCGTCTGGCCACTGCGGCTCCTCGTGGCATGACATTGATCGAGTTGCTGGTGGTCATCGTGATTGTCGGTACTCTCTGCGCGGTGGCCATTCCCAACCTGCTCAACCACATTCGCCGCTCCAGAGTTGCTGAAGCCCAAACAGCTTTGGCGACCATTGGCCGTGCTTCGGAAATCTTCCGCATGGACTTTACGGTTTATCCCTCCGGCTACGCCGATATTGAATTCGGAGGGATCCACGGGGATCGTTATCTGCAAGATCCCTGGCAAGCCTACAACTACCGTCTTCCCGAAGTTGTTCCTCCCACACCTGGCCCAAGCGGCATTCGTTGGATGACGGAGTCTCACACCTACACAGCTGCTGGTGGGAATCCCCTGCGCTGTGACATCGGCCTCGGGGATCGCCAGCAAGAGGTTCTGGTCTCTGGCTACGACCTGCACAACTCCTGCAACCTTTATCATTGACTTGCCTGGGCGAGATTTGGCGGCTTGAGGAGACGGGACTGGGCGGACTTGAACCGCCGACCTAGCGCTTAGGAGGCGCTTGCTCTATCCATCTGAGCTACAGCCCCTTGTCGAACATCCTACTGCTCTTAGCCCCCATCTCAGATTACAGCCCTTTTGCAGATGAGGTGATACCCGACCAGTTCTCATCATGACCCAACTGGGTCTGGCGTTATCGGTTGTGTTGTTGACATTGACCTGCTAGACATCTTCTGTGATGCTAAGAGGTGTTAAGCTAAGGACTTGGATCCCAAACCGAGGTCAGCCCTATGGAATCCCTTTCTG
Proteins encoded in this region:
- the era gene encoding GTPase Era, translated to MSQELREQSAGHPHSPLDGRDPSPEGQGSIGDGGTESSAAAAEGESAPGRVSSGELSAIPVAPPGFKSGFAALIGRPNVGKSTLLNALVGQKVAITSPVAQTTRNRLQGILSLPQAQIIWVDTPGIHKPHHRLGEILVHNAQAAIAAVDVILFVVDGSVPAGRGDAFIAERIPAASPCLIVCNKADLLPRDAAVRQAHQESYQALRPGAPVVWVSALDPSSLTPLIQATIDLLPTGPYYYPPDLVTDQPERFIMAELIREQVLLQTREEVPHSVAVTIDQVEETPNVTRILATLYVERDSQKGILIGKGGERLKRIGQAARLQIQKLILGKVYLELFVKVRPHWRRSEHLLRDLGYSATPP
- a CDS encoding SpoIID/LytB domain-containing protein, yielding MASCQALTAKPRRFLGAPSRWRKQSTLISGLGLLLTALALHAADATGVREETLATAATPENPILHIGIVQRFGRSETDQVELAAPTGSLLTLEFPQADGSTQTQRTPRVSIGIVNRALTTPETVYRLILSSHKSFESAEANANHWQSLGISTEIAQPQEWQVWANRAYTPQQLIQIQQYAQKEGIPHVRLEVQERRERAELSWVHEHFRYHRTRLRVTSDAGYLRVNDHYYAGSITFQPNAYGSYTVVNAVPLETYLRGVVPHEVGPGAPFAAMAAQAILARTYALKNLHRFQVDDYQLCANTHCQVYKGLTGTHPRADEAIRQTSGLVLTYNGELVDAVYSSTNGGISAAFEDVWDGDPRPYLRPQADIAHRAPQGEERHQPGKPLDLRQESSFQAFLAQREGFNEAGVSRLFRWEFSLSLEELNTQLRAGQDYLGIPMPTWSSIAGMQILERSASGRVQVMQLDLQTAEGIRSILLRKDQVRLAFPRLYSTLFRIEPLKQGERLAGYRFIGGGFGHGVGLSQYGSYTLARQGFNAAQILAFYYPGTTLAPLGSLSLQLPAASAAYSIR
- a CDS encoding DUF1818 family protein gives rise to the protein MDAFPRLSVPDDGFPIATAGRRPSLHKGSGWRLGWDPTRSPFVALVGGETWALELTQEEWQAFVQGVQRLQQDMEAIASQLMAEESITLEQTFPALTLIASGSATAWGLYVQLHQGRRGEGFWPADVVPELCQALAQCFQEAL
- a CDS encoding FAD binding domain-containing protein, translating into MDLHHLHTYIRPQQLEDLTAWDPGWNWLAGGTWLFSQPQPHLRGLVDLHPLDWNELEISAEGLKLGATCTFQQLLQYDWPPHWPGIRALCEGMASLASFKVAHLATIGGNLCLALSVGVVAPVLIALEATYTLIDLQGSLRHIPAQDFQTGPQQTLLQPGEALRSIWIPAQRLRGPSTFQRLGITQTDPALVIVAGSRDPDSGDYRFGLNAALSPPQLVRLGSRPNPEHLPQLLAEQAHGWIADFRASALYRQRMSEVLIRRCIDILG
- a CDS encoding type IV pilin protein; translated protein: MTLIELLVVIVIVGTLCAVAIPNLLNHIRRSRVAEAQTALATIGRASEIFRMDFTVYPSGYADIEFGGIHGDRYLQDPWQAYNYRLPEVVPPTPGPSGIRWMTESHTYTAAGGNPLRCDIGLGDRQQEVLVSGYDLHNSCNLYH